GCGATCGCGATCTACCGCTCGCTCCTCGACGGCGGCATCGTCGAGAAGCTCGACGAGCCGGACGCCACGGGTCGCATCGTGCGCCTCACCGTGGATCTGCAACAGGACTTCGCGCTCAACCAGCCGCTGTCGACCTTCGCGCTCGCCGCGTTCGAGCTGCTGGACCCGGAGTCGCCCTCCTACGCCCTGGACATGGTGTCCGTCGTGGAGTCCACCCTGGACGACCCGCGGCAGATCCTCGCGGCCCAGCAGAACAAGGCGCGCGGCGAGGCCGTGGCGGCGATGAAGGCGGACGGCGTCGAGTACGAGGAGCGCATGGAGCGGCTCCAGGACGTCTCGTACCCCAAGCCGCTGGAGGAGCTGCTCTTCCACGCCTACAACACCTACCGCAAGAGCCACCCGTGGGTCGGCGACCATCCGTTGTCGCCGAAGTCCGTCATCCGTGACATGTACGAACGGGCCATGTCCTTCACTGAGTTCGTCTCCTACTACGAGCTCGCCCGTACTGAGGGCATTGTCCTGCGCTACCTCGCGAGTGCCTACAAGGCGCTTGAACACACCGTCCCGGACGACCTCAAGTCCGAGGACCTGGAGGATCTGATCGCCTGGCTGGGCGAGCTGGTGCGCCAGGTCGACTCGAGCCTCCTCGACGAGTGGGAGCAGCTCGCCAACCCCGAGGAGATGACGGCCGAGGAGGCCCAGGAGAGGGCCGACCAGGTCAAGCCGGTCACGTCGAACGCCCGCGCCTTCCGTGTCCTCGTCCGCAACGCGATGTTCCGCCGTGTCGAACTCGCCGCACTCGACAACGTCGACGAGCTCGGCGAGATGGACGGCGAATCCGGCTGGGACGCCGACGCCTGGGGCGAGGCGATGGACAAGTACTGGGACGAGTACGAGGACCTCGGCACGGGCCCCGACGCCCGTGGCCCCAAGCTGCTGTCGATCGTGGAGGAGCCGCAGAACAGTCTGTGGCGCGTCCGTCAGACCTTCGCCGACCCGAACGGTGACCACGACTGGGGTATCAGCGCGGAGGTCGATCTCGTGGCCTCCGACGCGGAGGGTCGCGCGGTCGTCAAGGTCACCGACGTCGGCCAGTTGTGAGCACAGGAGAATCCCACACATGACGAACCCGGCCGAGAGGCTCGTCGACCTGCTCGACCTGGAGCAGATCGAGGTCAACATCTTCCGTGGCCGCAGCCCGGACGAATCGCTGCAGCGGGTCTTCGGCGGCCAGGTGGCGGGGCAGGCCCTGGTGGCGGCCGGGCGCACCGCCGAGGCCGACCGGCCGGTGCACTCACTGCACGCGTACTTCCTGCGCCCGGGCCGGCCGGGCGTGCCGATCGTGTACCAGGTCGAACGGGTCAGGGACGGGCGGTCGTTCACCACCCGTCGCGTCACCGCCGTGCAGCAGGGGCGCACGATCTTCAATCTGACCGCCTCCTTTCACAAGCCTGAGGAGGGGAGCTTCGAGCACCAGTTGCCGCCGGCCCGCGAGATACCGCACCCGGAGTCACTTCCGACGGTCTCGCAGGAGATCACCGAGCATCTGGGCGCGCTTCCCGAGTCGCTGGAGCGCATGGCGCGCCGCCAGCCGTTCGACATCCGGTACGTGGACGGACTGCGCTGGACCCCGGAGGAGATAAAGGACGCGGAGCCGCGCAGCGCGGTGTGGATGCGTGCCGTCGGGCCACTGGGCGACGACCCGCTCGTGCACACGTGCGCCCTCACCTACGCGAGCGACATGACCCTCCTGGACGCCGTCCGCATCCCGGTGGAGCCGCTGTGGGGTCAGCGCGGCTTCGACATGGCCTCGCTCGACCACGCGATGTGGTTCCACCGGCCGTTCCGCGCGGACGAGTGGTTCCTGTACGACCAGGAGTCGCCGATCGCGACGGGCGGTCGCGGGCTGGCCCGAGGGCGCATCTACGACCTGGAGGGACGCCTGCTCGTCTCGGTCGTCCAGGAGGGGCTTTTTCGGGCGCTGTAAGGATGCGGGAAAA
This portion of the Streptomyces mirabilis genome encodes:
- a CDS encoding acyl-CoA thioesterase II, whose product is MTNPAERLVDLLDLEQIEVNIFRGRSPDESLQRVFGGQVAGQALVAAGRTAEADRPVHSLHAYFLRPGRPGVPIVYQVERVRDGRSFTTRRVTAVQQGRTIFNLTASFHKPEEGSFEHQLPPAREIPHPESLPTVSQEITEHLGALPESLERMARRQPFDIRYVDGLRWTPEEIKDAEPRSAVWMRAVGPLGDDPLVHTCALTYASDMTLLDAVRIPVEPLWGQRGFDMASLDHAMWFHRPFRADEWFLYDQESPIATGGRGLARGRIYDLEGRLLVSVVQEGLFRAL